The following are from one region of the Paenibacillus bovis genome:
- a CDS encoding S-layer homology domain-containing protein, translated as MKLNRMYTVIIAMGLIITGCQTETSADQAVQKNPQENTVGTDEQSVDDPLAAPTAVYVNVQEQASSNESAQEPTDIAQTAEKEYIQKLLKSGAAKLDQQGKFMPEQPITRTEFINWMYNYNNKHIKPHNAKTPSFNDLTPENVNYTLIEGMKAAGVIIGFPDGSMQLDKALTRQELTLLWGWYTPEYLIIDPVLNKKTTRTYGLRPYRDSKQVGEPYVTSMNFYLNGEHDVYFDIFPKGKELKPQESVTRAQATHWIVANNKVNEKQEKQDERLARNNNEVAPAVSPSLSDQITVTDIADSSVKGQITRLLQSGAASVNEQGEFQPDDVVTRRDFIRWMYKYDFKKWDAVSSSNPSYEDVPVTDPDYAIVETMKAADAIIPLDNNKLELDRPLTREQLALLWYWYQDEDRVKDPMLNLNTIKAGTSTIPDFDRIGTTYADPEPYIRAVAAAENGLYRNVFGYVKSLNPQQEVTRAEAAQWLVDGKDN; from the coding sequence TTGAAATTAAATCGAATGTATACCGTCATTATTGCTATGGGATTGATTATAACAGGATGCCAAACTGAAACGTCTGCTGATCAGGCAGTTCAGAAGAATCCTCAAGAAAATACAGTTGGAACTGATGAGCAATCAGTCGATGATCCTCTGGCAGCACCTACCGCTGTATATGTAAACGTCCAAGAACAGGCATCATCTAATGAATCCGCTCAAGAGCCAACAGATATCGCACAAACAGCTGAAAAGGAATACATCCAAAAGCTTCTAAAATCTGGTGCGGCAAAACTGGATCAGCAAGGAAAATTTATGCCCGAACAACCTATTACGCGGACAGAATTTATTAATTGGATGTACAACTATAACAACAAGCATATCAAACCGCACAATGCCAAGACTCCGAGCTTTAATGATCTTACGCCAGAGAATGTCAACTATACATTAATTGAAGGTATGAAAGCGGCAGGCGTTATTATCGGCTTTCCAGATGGATCAATGCAGCTGGATAAAGCGCTAACTCGCCAGGAACTCACTTTGCTATGGGGATGGTACACCCCTGAATATCTGATTATCGACCCTGTATTAAATAAAAAGACAACCCGAACGTATGGTTTGCGTCCTTATCGGGATAGTAAACAGGTAGGCGAACCTTATGTAACTTCCATGAATTTTTATCTGAATGGAGAACACGATGTTTACTTTGATATTTTCCCTAAAGGAAAAGAATTAAAGCCGCAGGAGTCAGTGACTCGCGCTCAGGCCACTCATTGGATTGTAGCTAACAATAAAGTAAACGAGAAGCAAGAGAAACAGGATGAACGGCTTGCCAGAAACAACAATGAAGTTGCTCCGGCAGTTAGTCCCTCTTTATCCGACCAAATAACGGTTACCGATATTGCAGATAGTTCTGTAAAGGGACAGATCACCCGGCTGCTGCAGTCCGGAGCAGCTTCGGTAAATGAGCAGGGTGAGTTTCAACCCGATGATGTCGTGACACGGCGCGATTTTATTCGCTGGATGTACAAGTACGATTTCAAAAAATGGGATGCTGTTTCTTCCTCCAATCCAAGTTATGAGGATGTTCCTGTAACCGATCCTGATTATGCGATTGTTGAGACGATGAAAGCAGCAGATGCTATAATTCCATTGGATAACAATAAGCTGGAACTGGATCGTCCATTAACGCGTGAACAACTTGCTTTGTTATGGTATTGGTACCAGGACGAGGATCGGGTCAAAGATCCGATGTTAAATTTGAATACGATTAAAGCAGGAACGTCTACTATACCTGACTTTGACCGCATAGGCACAACCTATGCTGATCCAGAACCGTATATTCGTGCAGTAGCAGCTGCCGAAAACGGACTCTATCGTAATGTATTCGGCTATGTCAAAAGCTTGAATCCGCAGCAGGAAGTAACTCGTGCAGAAGCAGCTCAGTGGCTGGTAGACGGTAAAGACAATTAA
- a CDS encoding NCS2 family permease, protein MDNWFKLKERGTTVSTEIIAGLTTFFTMVYIVIVNPGILSSTGMDFNGVFIATILASIVATLIMGLWSNYPIVLAPGMGLNAFFAYSVVSGYGASWQVALGAVFIAGILFVILSITSFRYMLLDAIPASLKHAITAGIGLFITTVGLQNSGIIIASESNLITIGNLASPMTYLTIIGLLITVVLMAYNVKGYLFIGMVITAILAWILGLFQMPASIVSMPHGLATTAFQLDLSGVFSSGLYTIIFTFLLITLFDTTGTMLGVAEQAGLLNKDGKFPRSRGALLADAVGTTVGSLLGTSPTSAYIESSTGVAAGGRTGLTAVVVSVLLALTLFFSPIVSVISGIPAITSPALIIVGFFMISAISKIDWKELEEAFPAFLIIILVPLTHSIATGIGFGFIFYPVLKLLRGKGKDVHPIFYIFAVLFLIQLVFLDH, encoded by the coding sequence ATGGATAACTGGTTCAAGCTCAAAGAAAGAGGCACGACCGTTTCAACAGAGATCATCGCAGGACTGACTACCTTTTTCACGATGGTGTATATTGTTATCGTCAACCCGGGGATTCTGAGCAGTACGGGAATGGACTTTAATGGCGTATTTATTGCTACTATTCTAGCCAGTATTGTAGCGACCCTTATCATGGGATTATGGTCCAACTATCCGATCGTGCTGGCACCGGGAATGGGACTGAATGCATTTTTTGCCTATAGTGTGGTCAGTGGATATGGAGCATCCTGGCAGGTTGCGCTGGGTGCAGTATTTATTGCAGGTATTTTGTTTGTTATTTTATCAATTACGTCTTTCCGATATATGCTGCTGGATGCCATTCCAGCCAGTCTGAAACATGCGATTACAGCAGGGATTGGACTTTTTATTACTACGGTAGGATTGCAGAATTCCGGTATTATTATTGCTTCCGAATCCAACCTGATTACTATCGGTAATCTGGCATCACCAATGACGTATCTGACGATTATTGGACTGCTGATTACTGTTGTACTGATGGCGTATAATGTCAAAGGCTATCTGTTTATCGGTATGGTAATTACAGCGATTCTGGCATGGATACTGGGACTATTCCAAATGCCGGCATCGATCGTGTCCATGCCGCATGGTCTGGCGACAACCGCATTCCAGCTGGATCTATCTGGAGTATTTTCAAGCGGACTGTACACCATTATCTTTACCTTCCTGTTGATCACTTTGTTTGATACGACAGGAACGATGCTTGGCGTAGCAGAGCAGGCAGGCTTGCTTAACAAAGATGGCAAGTTCCCGCGCTCCCGTGGTGCGTTGCTTGCAGATGCAGTCGGAACAACAGTTGGTTCTCTGCTTGGTACGAGCCCGACATCAGCGTATATCGAGTCCAGTACAGGCGTAGCGGCAGGAGGAAGAACAGGACTGACAGCGGTAGTAGTGAGTGTATTGCTGGCGCTTACGTTGTTTTTCTCCCCGATTGTAAGTGTCATTTCCGGGATTCCGGCGATCACTTCACCGGCATTGATCATTGTAGGTTTCTTTATGATTAGCGCGATCAGCAAGATCGACTGGAAAGAACTCGAAGAAGCTTTTCCTGCTTTTCTGATTATTATTCTGGTACCACTGACGCACAGTATTGCGACAGGTATCGGCTTTGGATTTATTTTCTATCCGGTGCTTAAGCTGCTTCGCGGTAAAGGCAAAGATGTTCATCCGATCTTTTATATTTTCGCAGTATTGTTCCTGATTCAATTGGTCTTTCTGGATCACTAG
- a CDS encoding class I SAM-dependent DNA methyltransferase yields the protein MHSTYYNSEEYDQPQLYDQENGSYTEDIAFLRQLAEQVQGPIIDLACGTGRATIPLAQAGYPMIGIDIHQGMLDQAKAKAAILLKDHYQSIQWLEQDCTSFQLDQRSDFIFTVGNSFQHFLTNEEQDGLLYSVNHHLNSGGWFVFNTRSPSAEELLQPETEEYWRSYTDTTTGQDVDVYTISRYDALNQIQHYETIRRFRETVNQSADERITHIYLRYVYPQEMKRLLSSHRFEVVECYGDWQKTPLGSTSEEMIYVCRKR from the coding sequence ATGCACTCAACCTACTACAATAGTGAAGAATATGATCAACCTCAATTATATGATCAAGAAAATGGCAGTTATACCGAAGATATTGCTTTTCTTCGACAGCTGGCAGAACAGGTACAAGGACCGATTATCGATCTGGCCTGCGGTACAGGACGGGCTACGATTCCACTTGCACAGGCAGGTTATCCGATGATCGGGATCGATATTCATCAAGGTATGCTGGATCAGGCCAAAGCCAAGGCTGCTATTTTATTAAAAGATCATTATCAGAGTATACAGTGGCTTGAGCAGGACTGTACTTCTTTTCAACTGGATCAACGAAGTGATTTCATTTTCACAGTAGGGAATTCTTTTCAGCATTTTCTGACGAACGAAGAGCAGGATGGACTGCTTTATTCGGTAAATCATCATCTGAATTCCGGCGGATGGTTTGTATTCAATACACGATCCCCCTCGGCCGAAGAACTCCTTCAACCCGAGACGGAAGAATACTGGCGTAGTTATACAGATACAACTACCGGGCAAGATGTGGACGTGTACACAATCAGCCGGTATGATGCGCTGAATCAGATTCAGCATTATGAGACGATCCGGCGATTTAGAGAAACCGTAAATCAGAGTGCCGATGAACGAATTACTCATATCTATCTGCGTTATGTCTATCCGCAGGAGATGAAACGGTTGCTCAGTAGCCACAGATTCGAAGTTGTGGAATGTTACGGAGATTGGCAGAAGACACCACTTGGTTCGACCAGTGAAGAGATGATCTATGTATGCAGAAAAAGATAA
- a CDS encoding NAD(P)-dependent alcohol dehydrogenase: MRAVICTRYGSADFLQLANLETPVPGKKDLIIRIHATTVSAGDIRVRKFQSPPLLWIPMRLVLGLQRPRNPVLGVEFAGEVVDCGSEVTQFQRGDRVFALTGMRFSAHAEYIRLPEHAQITHMPAGMEYEQAAALPYSGTSALCFLRRARIQPGQRVLIYGASGAVGTTSVQLAVYYGAIVTGVCGPDHVSLVREMGASEVLDYTQPSFREQLKRYDVVFDAVGKLPEKQALKVLVPGGTYITVDGQGMIRTTREDLVYIRERAEAGEIWPVIDRFYTLDEIPEAHRYVEQGHKKGNVVIRVQPPYSEG; encoded by the coding sequence ATGCGAGCAGTAATATGTACCCGCTACGGATCGGCCGATTTTCTGCAATTAGCGAATCTGGAAACTCCGGTTCCCGGTAAAAAGGATCTGATTATCCGGATTCATGCCACGACGGTATCGGCAGGAGATATACGAGTACGCAAGTTTCAAAGTCCTCCTCTGCTCTGGATTCCGATGCGATTGGTACTGGGGCTGCAAAGACCGAGAAATCCGGTACTTGGCGTAGAATTCGCTGGTGAAGTTGTCGACTGCGGCAGTGAAGTGACACAGTTTCAGCGGGGTGATCGCGTGTTTGCACTTACAGGTATGCGTTTCAGCGCTCATGCCGAGTACATACGTCTGCCTGAACATGCGCAGATTACACATATGCCGGCCGGTATGGAGTATGAGCAGGCGGCAGCGTTACCATATAGTGGTACATCCGCCTTGTGCTTTTTGCGACGCGCGCGTATTCAGCCCGGTCAGCGTGTATTAATCTACGGGGCATCAGGTGCAGTAGGAACGACTTCGGTTCAGTTGGCTGTTTATTATGGGGCGATAGTGACAGGAGTATGCGGTCCGGATCATGTATCCCTTGTACGTGAGATGGGAGCTTCAGAGGTACTCGATTATACACAGCCTTCATTTCGGGAACAGCTCAAGCGATATGATGTGGTCTTCGATGCGGTAGGGAAACTTCCGGAAAAGCAGGCGCTAAAAGTATTGGTTCCGGGCGGAACCTATATTACTGTCGATGGACAGGGAATGATCCGTACGACCAGAGAAGATCTGGTATATATTCGTGAGAGAGCGGAAGCAGGTGAGATCTGGCCGGTTATTGACCGTTTTTATACGCTGGATGAGATTCCCGAAGCACACCGTTATGTAGAGCAAGGGCATAAAAAGGGAAATGTAGTTATCCGCGTGCAACCTCCTTATTCAGAAGGATAA
- a CDS encoding methyl-accepting chemotaxis protein — translation MEKLNQQVTDELVVRTLQDNLAIIRFDTHHRIAYVNSIFAKVVGYTVDEMIGMYHKNLCFPEFYNSPEYAQFWDNLLSGKTFHDKIQRRNSQGNAVWLDATYMPVWDQGRRNVIGVTKVATDITARHVELSSVVEGLQKTAQVLNIRSAAGIEHSEGLLHSMNRIVESSGVNTATLSNLQEQAYEIQDVVQTIRKIASQTHMLALNAAIEATHAGEFGRGFNVVAREVRKLSSMVEDSIIQVKQSVDSMSVEVQKIVNGTSDVQQSVEYGQQQVQTAMDAFNAIATSAHVLDEQAQKVANRI, via the coding sequence ATGGAAAAGTTGAATCAGCAGGTCACGGATGAACTGGTCGTACGCACTTTGCAGGATAATCTGGCCATTATACGGTTTGATACGCATCACCGGATCGCTTACGTCAATTCGATTTTTGCCAAAGTTGTTGGTTATACCGTAGATGAAATGATAGGAATGTATCATAAAAATCTCTGCTTTCCCGAATTTTATAACAGCCCGGAGTATGCGCAGTTCTGGGATAATCTGCTCTCCGGCAAAACGTTTCATGACAAAATACAAAGACGCAACAGTCAGGGCAATGCTGTCTGGCTGGATGCTACCTATATGCCGGTCTGGGATCAGGGAAGACGCAATGTCATTGGCGTTACCAAAGTGGCAACCGATATTACTGCCCGGCATGTAGAGCTGTCCTCGGTAGTAGAAGGATTGCAAAAAACAGCGCAGGTGCTGAATATACGCTCTGCTGCAGGTATTGAGCACAGTGAGGGGCTGCTGCACAGCATGAATCGCATCGTCGAATCATCAGGCGTAAATACAGCGACTCTGAGTAATCTGCAGGAGCAGGCATACGAGATTCAGGATGTAGTGCAGACGATCCGCAAGATCGCTTCGCAGACTCACATGCTGGCGCTCAATGCAGCAATCGAAGCGACTCATGCCGGGGAGTTTGGCAGAGGCTTCAATGTGGTAGCACGGGAAGTGCGCAAACTGTCTTCCATGGTGGAAGATTCTATTATCCAGGTTAAGCAAAGCGTCGATTCCATGAGTGTGGAAGTACAGAAAATAGTTAATGGTACCAGCGATGTCCAGCAGAGTGTAGAATATGGACAACAGCAGGTACAGACCGCTATGGATGCTTTTAATGCGATTGCCACGTCGGCGCATGTGCTGGATGAACAGGCACAAAAAGTAGCGAACCGGATATAG
- a CDS encoding DinB family protein gives MAIQSMVELIRVLDEQDLELRPTPDKMSIGELIAHIAVLCKADFLIGAGCKEEEIDLFYEQAEPSMQKASLEQALLDNYDFLRRGIAALSDEQLMQRTTAFWGGVHTRFEWLLDTQAHLYHHRGQLHAMMVHVMKIEPGVRLFE, from the coding sequence ATGGCTATTCAATCCATGGTAGAGCTGATTCGTGTTCTGGATGAACAGGATTTGGAGCTCCGGCCAACGCCCGACAAAATGTCGATCGGTGAGCTGATTGCGCATATTGCTGTACTTTGCAAAGCGGATTTCCTGATTGGTGCCGGGTGTAAAGAAGAAGAAATAGATTTATTTTATGAGCAAGCCGAGCCGTCTATGCAAAAGGCTTCGCTGGAACAAGCTTTACTTGATAATTATGACTTTCTGCGCCGGGGTATTGCTGCATTAAGTGACGAACAGCTGATGCAGCGAACTACGGCGTTCTGGGGAGGTGTTCATACCCGGTTTGAGTGGCTGCTGGATACGCAGGCCCACCTGTATCATCATCGCGGACAACTGCATGCCATGATGGTACATGTAATGAAGATCGAGCCTGGTGTGCGATTGTTTGAATAA
- a CDS encoding phosphotransferase family protein, producing MKTNWEHASGAREIAKPQLEKMIASAFPEQKLLLAERTGTGLSSGTYKIRLEHADIPYLLRISAGHADVALMERAITERIDANIPVARYLHLDTSGSIFPQPWAILEWKEGVLLRDLLQSSDNQIIADAATAVGTVLARIHQYEFASHGFLAPDLHIAHTLEMGADGFLSFITDSLKTEQAVQWLDKAEQKALWDFCLLHALLLSDTVETPILVHSDFNGLNVLMRQDSNGIQVAAVLDWEFAFSGSRYVDIGNMLRYEEEQSLYEQHFIEAYRQAGGQLDEQWRLLSRLQELIALLDMLSHSTASMPVRIADLQQLIARTISL from the coding sequence ATGAAAACAAACTGGGAACATGCCTCCGGCGCGAGGGAAATTGCAAAGCCACAGCTGGAAAAAATGATAGCTTCTGCTTTTCCCGAGCAAAAACTGCTCCTGGCGGAACGCACGGGTACCGGGCTTAGCAGCGGAACTTACAAAATAAGGCTGGAACATGCAGACATTCCATATCTGCTGCGTATCTCAGCCGGTCATGCTGATGTCGCCCTGATGGAACGAGCAATTACCGAGAGAATAGACGCTAATATTCCGGTAGCCCGTTATCTTCATCTGGATACAAGCGGCAGCATTTTCCCGCAACCATGGGCTATTCTGGAATGGAAAGAAGGTGTTCTGCTACGGGATCTGCTGCAATCTTCCGACAATCAGATAATTGCTGATGCTGCGACAGCGGTAGGTACCGTGCTGGCTCGCATCCACCAATACGAGTTTGCGAGCCATGGATTTCTGGCACCTGATCTGCATATTGCCCATACTCTGGAAATGGGTGCGGACGGATTTCTTTCCTTTATTACAGATAGTCTGAAGACCGAGCAAGCCGTTCAATGGCTGGACAAGGCGGAGCAGAAAGCGCTATGGGATTTCTGCTTGCTGCATGCTCTTCTACTCTCCGATACCGTGGAGACGCCTATACTGGTACATTCGGATTTTAATGGTCTTAATGTACTAATGAGACAGGATTCGAATGGAATTCAGGTAGCGGCTGTACTGGACTGGGAGTTTGCTTTTTCGGGCAGCCGGTATGTGGATATCGGCAATATGCTGCGTTATGAAGAGGAACAGTCACTGTACGAGCAGCACTTTATCGAGGCTTATCGTCAGGCTGGTGGACAGCTGGATGAACAGTGGCGTCTACTGTCCAGATTGCAGGAATTGATCGCTCTGCTGGATATGCTGAGCCACTCGACAGCATCCATGCCTGTTCGTATCGCTGACTTGCAGCAGCTGATTGCCCGCACAATTAGCCTGTAG
- a CDS encoding Gfo/Idh/MocA family protein: METKSAYNLVIVGYGGMGSYHGQLIEKTDRLNVFGVFDTADYRLELAKGKGYETYDSMQAVLSDENVDIVLIATPNDVHKDLAIEALRAGKHVICEKPVTIYSADLLDIMKVAEETGRVFMVHQNRRWDEDFLIVRELIQKHTVGDVFHVESRVQGANGIPGDWRQLKAYGGGMLLDWGVHLLDQLLLLTDSQIDSVSAHLSTILDTEVDDGFTAFIRFKDGLTALVEVGTTNYIKLPRWYVKGSEGTAVIRDWDLSGEVVRSNPDVEKVEPKPIQAGRGLTKTMAPPSEESTIRGPIERAETIPEEFYSNFVAVLEGTAKPAVPNTEVHRVLVLIETLFEAAEQNQVIHRDI, translated from the coding sequence ATGGAAACCAAATCGGCTTATAATCTTGTCATTGTCGGATATGGCGGCATGGGCAGCTACCATGGACAACTGATAGAGAAAACAGATCGTCTGAATGTCTTCGGGGTGTTTGATACTGCCGACTATCGTCTGGAACTGGCCAAAGGTAAAGGGTACGAGACCTATGACAGCATGCAGGCTGTACTATCTGATGAGAACGTTGACATTGTATTGATCGCTACACCGAATGATGTACACAAAGATCTGGCGATCGAAGCTCTTCGTGCCGGCAAGCATGTGATTTGCGAAAAACCGGTTACCATCTACAGCGCCGACCTGCTGGATATTATGAAAGTAGCCGAAGAAACCGGCCGCGTCTTTATGGTTCACCAGAATCGCCGCTGGGACGAGGACTTCCTCATTGTACGTGAATTGATCCAAAAACATACGGTTGGCGACGTATTCCATGTGGAATCCCGTGTACAGGGCGCAAACGGTATTCCTGGTGACTGGCGCCAGCTCAAAGCCTATGGCGGCGGTATGCTGCTGGACTGGGGCGTGCATCTGCTGGATCAGCTGCTGCTGCTCACTGACAGTCAGATCGACAGCGTCTCTGCCCATCTGAGCACTATTCTCGATACCGAAGTCGACGACGGATTCACTGCCTTTATCCGTTTCAAAGATGGACTGACCGCGCTCGTTGAAGTCGGTACGACCAACTATATCAAGCTGCCACGCTGGTATGTAAAAGGTTCTGAAGGTACCGCGGTTATCCGCGACTGGGATCTGAGCGGTGAAGTGGTACGCAGCAACCCGGATGTCGAGAAAGTAGAACCCAAGCCGATTCAGGCAGGACGCGGCCTGACCAAAACGATGGCTCCGCCTTCGGAAGAATCCACGATTCGTGGTCCGATTGAGCGTGCGGAGACGATTCCCGAAGAATTCTACAGCAATTTCGTTGCAGTACTCGAAGGTACAGCCAAACCGGCAGTACCGAATACCGAAGTCCACCGTGTACTGGTGCTGATCGAGACATTATTTGAAGCGGCTGAACAGAATCAGGTTATTCACCGCGATATTTAA
- a CDS encoding AAA family ATPase, with the protein MIIMINGAFGTGKTTVAAQLHSLLPGSMIYDPEQVGYMLREMIPSSMQLPYEQTGDFQDMDLWKLLVVQVAAHLQQQYRRHLIVPMTICNREKFEFIHHGFIQLDPDTYHFCLLASRAVIHQRLRKRGEVEGNWCFQQTDRCLKAYHAGGFDEYIQTDQLNIMDIVQYIMSRITTRNT; encoded by the coding sequence ATGATTATTATGATTAATGGTGCTTTTGGAACAGGCAAGACGACAGTAGCTGCACAGCTGCATTCCCTGCTGCCGGGCAGTATGATTTATGATCCGGAACAGGTCGGTTATATGCTGCGTGAGATGATTCCGTCTTCGATGCAGCTGCCTTATGAGCAGACAGGTGATTTTCAGGATATGGACCTGTGGAAATTGCTTGTTGTACAAGTCGCAGCTCATTTGCAGCAGCAGTATCGCAGGCATCTAATCGTACCTATGACGATCTGCAATCGGGAGAAGTTCGAATTTATCCATCATGGTTTTATACAGCTCGATCCGGATACGTATCACTTTTGCCTGCTGGCTTCCCGAGCAGTTATTCATCAGCGGCTGCGCAAGCGGGGGGAGGTAGAGGGCAACTGGTGTTTCCAGCAGACAGACCGCTGCCTGAAAGCGTATCATGCAGGAGGTTTTGACGAATATATCCAGACCGATCAATTGAATATCATGGATATCGTACAGTACATAATGTCCAGAATAACAACCAGAAATACATAA
- a CDS encoding Imm63 family immunity protein — protein sequence MSSMYTESQLIEQIIALLQQTDIYQDDHHRMVASAFSHTWRGDLEPHIKVEPETYRIQLYERGILSVDRPTTHAEDVIYYVLEEIIFATVHIGLLRKYEVNNRDRHLQYTDAVMAEINQGVNQAFHQIGGIYEEWHLAGRRSQLHNL from the coding sequence ATGTCCTCAATGTATACCGAATCCCAGCTTATCGAACAAATTATAGCTCTGCTGCAGCAGACGGATATTTATCAGGACGATCATCATCGTATGGTAGCCAGTGCATTCAGCCATACATGGCGCGGTGATCTGGAGCCGCATATTAAGGTAGAGCCGGAGACGTACCGTATTCAGCTGTATGAGCGCGGCATACTCTCTGTAGATCGTCCAACTACTCATGCGGAAGATGTGATCTATTACGTACTGGAAGAGATCATATTTGCTACTGTTCATATCGGACTGCTGCGCAAATATGAGGTGAATAACCGGGATCGGCATCTGCAGTATACGGATGCCGTAATGGCAGAAATCAATCAGGGCGTGAATCAGGCTTTTCATCAGATTGGTGGAATCTATGAAGAGTGGCATCTGGCTGGCAGACGCAGTCAGCTGCATAATTTGTAA
- a CDS encoding CBS domain-containing protein: MQISYFLLPKEQVAYITSSISMMEAMEDLERHHYTAIPIIDEEGKYVGTLSEGDLLWKLKNSFNLDFEAMRDIPISQLQRRVHNESVEITANMEDMLTLAADQNFVPVVDSMGIFLGIIRRKDIIAYYTDNITD, from the coding sequence ATGCAAATATCCTACTTTCTGCTGCCCAAAGAGCAGGTAGCCTATATAACTTCCTCTATATCCATGATGGAGGCCATGGAAGATCTGGAACGGCATCATTATACAGCGATTCCGATCATCGATGAAGAGGGTAAATACGTGGGCACCCTGTCCGAAGGCGATCTGCTCTGGAAACTGAAAAACTCGTTCAACCTCGATTTTGAAGCGATGCGTGATATTCCGATCAGTCAGCTGCAGCGGCGTGTACATAATGAAAGCGTAGAGATTACTGCCAATATGGAGGATATGCTGACACTGGCTGCCGATCAGAACTTTGTACCGGTTGTCGACAGTATGGGTATCTTCCTCGGCATTATTCGGCGCAAGGATATCATCGCCTATTATACCGATAATATTACCGATTAA
- a CDS encoding response regulator transcription factor, whose translation MSKKILVADDEVSIRNSIAYALRREHFTVETAEDGRDALARVATFRPDVLVLDIMMPGMDGYEVCRQLDNRKGLGILMLTAKSDIVDKVIGLELGADDFVSKPFDIRELIARIKALARRVDRERTPDSLPEPQRLGAVEVQLSSRRATAGQQPLELTPKEFDLLALLVTHPSRVYTREELLELVWGIDFPGETRTVDIHIQRLRKKLGEDQGILQTVYGIGYKAESV comes from the coding sequence ATGTCCAAAAAAATACTAGTCGCGGATGATGAAGTCAGCATTCGCAATTCGATTGCTTATGCACTGCGAAGAGAACACTTTACAGTAGAAACTGCCGAGGATGGACGGGATGCGCTGGCTCGCGTCGCTACGTTTCGCCCGGATGTGCTGGTGCTAGATATTATGATGCCCGGTATGGATGGATATGAAGTGTGCCGACAGCTGGATAATCGTAAAGGATTGGGCATTCTGATGCTGACTGCCAAATCGGATATCGTGGATAAAGTGATCGGCCTGGAGCTGGGAGCAGACGATTTTGTATCCAAGCCATTTGATATCCGCGAGCTGATCGCGCGGATCAAGGCACTCGCTCGTCGCGTAGATCGTGAACGTACACCTGATTCGCTGCCTGAGCCCCAGCGGCTAGGCGCGGTAGAAGTACAGCTGTCCAGCCGCCGGGCAACAGCCGGACAGCAGCCGCTCGAACTCACTCCCAAGGAATTCGATCTGCTGGCGCTGCTGGTTACGCACCCAAGCCGCGTCTACACCCGCGAGGAACTGCTGGAGCTGGTATGGGGAATCGACTTTCCCGGTGAGACCCGAACCGTCGATATTCATATTCAGCGGCTGCGCAAAAAGCTCGGTGAAGATCAGGGAATATTGCAGACGGTCTATGGAATCGGCTACAAGGCGGAATCGGTCTAA